Proteins from a genomic interval of Procambarus clarkii isolate CNS0578487 chromosome 45, FALCON_Pclarkii_2.0, whole genome shotgun sequence:
- the LOC138350336 gene encoding uncharacterized protein, with protein MQVSRRLKRIHKMHPNTAVHTSEPINLTEAASSSEIESSDNDISSFEAESNQEYGLGSEIDDLHMNLTDIHDVLSNSQKSCGTNKSIYRPSTKPSPQTPRQDRTESSPFEKSITEKMEYIMKELSKLTFLSGDILNIVKMTETHMSKTHGDIPILEDILPSPLETVEQVESLSHECWCRGGGVGGGV; from the exons atgcaagtatcaagaaggctaaaacgtatacacaaaatgcatccaaatacagctgtacacactagtgaacccattaatcttactgaggcagcatcaagttcagagattgagtcgtcagacaatgacattagttcttttgaagctgagtcaaatcaagagtatggattaggctctgaaattgatgatttacacatgaatcttactgatattcatgatgtattatctaattctcaaa aatcttgtgggaccaacaagtctatctacaggccgagtacaaaaccttcccctcaaactccaagacaagacagaactgaaagctctcctttcgaaaaatcta taacagaaaaaatggaatacataatgaaggaattatcaaaattgacatttttatcaggggatatcctgaatattgtcaaaatgacggaaacccatatgtcaaaaacacatggagatataccaatcctggaagacattcttccatccccacttgaaactgttgagcaggtggaaagtctgtcacatga gtgctggtgtagaggtggtggtgtaggtggtggagtaTAG